The window GAAGGTGAATCGCATGCGTTCCGCCCTTACCATGCTCGGTATCATCATCGGCGTTGCGGCCGTGATCGCGATGGTCGGGGTCGGGTCCGGAGCAACCGAGCGGATACAGGACCAGATCCGGAGCATCGGAAGCAATCTGATCATCGTGCTGCCGGGCAGTATCAGCAGCAACGGCGTCCGGCTGGGTTCAGGCGCCG is drawn from Terriglobia bacterium and contains these coding sequences:
- a CDS encoding ABC transporter permease; this translates as MNRIVASNRIALRALKVNRMRSALTMLGIIIGVAAVIAMVGVGSGATERIQDQIRSIGSNLIIVLPGSISSNGVRLGSGA